From Actinomyces slackii, a single genomic window includes:
- the hflX gene encoding GTPase HflX yields MNEIRTPDSTASADAAPTVPARTPEDIVARVLSRTGTALASTDGGHWDGQHDDGALEREARAGLRRVAGLSTELEDVSEVEYRQVRLEKVVLVGLDLPHQRPARRPTGAAPGALPGDAQDAETSLRELAALAETAGSQVMDALIQRRDHPDPATYLGSGKARELAEMVAAVGADTVIVDGELTPSQRRAMEDTVGVKVVDRTALILDIFAQHAKSREGKAQVELAQLEYLLPRLRGWGESMSRQAGGRVAAGQGIGSRGPGETKIELDRRRIRERMAKLRREIKAMEPARATKRGSRRRGSIPSVAIAGYTNAGKSSLMNRLTDAGIMVQDALFATLDPTVRRAETADGRVYTLTDTVGFVRSLPHELIEAFRSTLEEVAGADVLVHVVDAAHPDPLSQIAAVRTVLAEIPGALDVPELIVLNKTDLADAVTLAALRTRLPGAVMVSARTGEGLGDLRARIEEMLPRPEVVVDVVVPYSRGDLVSRAHADGEIETVEYVESGTRLVARVDPALAAELQAARGASDRP; encoded by the coding sequence GTGAACGAGATCCGCACCCCTGATTCGACTGCGTCCGCCGACGCAGCGCCCACCGTCCCCGCCCGCACCCCCGAGGACATCGTCGCCCGGGTTCTCTCGCGCACCGGCACGGCCCTGGCCTCCACCGACGGCGGGCACTGGGACGGCCAGCACGACGACGGCGCCCTGGAGCGCGAGGCGCGCGCGGGACTGCGGCGCGTGGCGGGGCTGTCCACCGAGCTCGAGGACGTCTCCGAGGTCGAGTACCGCCAGGTCCGCCTGGAGAAGGTGGTCCTGGTGGGCCTGGACCTGCCCCATCAGCGGCCGGCCAGGCGACCGACCGGCGCCGCCCCTGGTGCGCTGCCCGGCGACGCCCAGGACGCCGAGACCTCCCTGCGCGAGCTCGCCGCCCTGGCCGAGACCGCCGGCTCCCAGGTCATGGACGCCCTCATCCAGCGGCGCGACCACCCCGATCCCGCCACCTACCTGGGCAGCGGCAAGGCCCGCGAGCTGGCGGAGATGGTGGCCGCGGTCGGGGCGGACACGGTGATCGTCGACGGCGAGCTGACCCCCTCCCAGCGCCGCGCCATGGAGGACACCGTGGGGGTCAAGGTCGTCGACCGCACGGCCCTCATCCTGGACATCTTCGCCCAGCACGCCAAGTCCCGGGAGGGCAAGGCCCAGGTCGAGCTCGCCCAGCTGGAGTACCTGCTGCCGCGCCTGCGCGGCTGGGGGGAGTCCATGTCCCGTCAGGCCGGTGGGCGGGTGGCCGCCGGACAGGGCATCGGCTCCAGGGGCCCCGGCGAGACCAAGATCGAGCTGGACCGGCGTCGCATCCGCGAGCGCATGGCCAAGCTGCGCCGCGAGATCAAGGCGATGGAGCCCGCCAGGGCCACCAAGCGCGGCTCCCGGCGCCGTGGGTCCATCCCCTCGGTGGCGATCGCCGGTTACACCAACGCCGGCAAGTCCTCGCTCATGAACCGGCTCACCGATGCCGGGATCATGGTTCAGGACGCCCTGTTCGCCACCCTGGACCCCACGGTGCGCCGCGCTGAGACCGCTGATGGGCGCGTCTACACCCTGACCGACACGGTCGGGTTCGTGCGCAGCCTTCCCCACGAGCTCATCGAGGCCTTCCGCTCCACCCTGGAGGAGGTGGCCGGGGCCGATGTGCTCGTGCACGTCGTCGATGCGGCTCATCCCGACCCGCTCAGCCAGATCGCCGCCGTGCGCACCGTGCTGGCCGAGATCCCCGGCGCTCTGGATGTGCCCGAGCTCATTGTGCTCAACAAGACCGATCTGGCCGACGCCGTGACGCTGGCCGCCCTGCGCACCCGACTGCCGGGGGCGGTGATGGTCTCGGCTCGCACGGGGGAGGGCCTGGGTGATCTGCGCGCGCGCATCGAGGAGATGCTGCCCCGCCCCGAGGTGGTGGTCGACGTCGTCGTGCCCTACTCGCGCGGCGACCTGGTCTCCCGCGCGCATGCCGACGGCGAGATCGAGACCGTTGAGTACGTCGAGTCCGGCACCCGCCTGGTGGCCCGGGTCGATCCCGCCCTGGCGGCTGAGCTTCAGGCCGCCCGCGGGGCCTCGGACCGGCCGTGA
- a CDS encoding ATP-dependent DNA helicase codes for MVRGVAASIEEGHHLLVQAGTGTGKSLGYLVPAMAHAVESGQRVVVSTATLALQRQILIKDAPLAARAVEAVTGARPDVALLKGWQNYLCRHRLQGGYPDQDEGTLFDADQALARPRTGKGAQAGLGEQVLRLRQWAASTDTGDRDDLVPGVSDRAWAQASVSRAECLGGACPLKAECFAEAARAAAGQADVVVTNHAMLGIVAAGNPGVLPEHEVLIVDEAHDLAERVRSQGTVVLSAGSVARTAATARKHAAVLVADLEAAGQELQLVLAELADGRLEDGLPPALGQSLAVLEAAARQVAADVREQGRAKGSGLDAGGLALARTAIADLVDALERMVSDSVAQGRDVAWIERPRMGAEPPRLLLAPIEVAGSVATGLLAERTAVLTSATLALGGGFEPMARALGLTLSEQRWEGLDVGSPFDYPRQGILYVAAHLPRPGAGISEAALDEMLALAEASGGGMLGLFSSRRAAQEAAEVLRGATSLPVYAQGEDSLPALVEAFAADDAACLVGTLSLWQGVDVPGRTCRLVVMDRIPFPRPDDPVAQARTDAVVAGGGNGFMSVSAAHAALLLAQGAGRLIRRGDDRGVVAVLDSRLRTARYAGFLTRSMPALWPTTDPAVVRGALARLAGAG; via the coding sequence ATGGTGCGCGGCGTGGCCGCCTCGATCGAGGAGGGCCACCACCTGCTGGTCCAGGCCGGGACCGGCACCGGGAAGTCCCTGGGCTACCTGGTGCCCGCCATGGCACATGCCGTGGAGTCGGGTCAGCGCGTCGTGGTCTCCACCGCGACCCTGGCCCTCCAGCGCCAGATCCTCATCAAGGACGCGCCCCTGGCGGCGCGCGCCGTCGAGGCCGTCACCGGGGCCCGGCCGGATGTGGCCCTGCTCAAGGGGTGGCAGAACTACCTGTGCCGTCACCGCCTCCAGGGCGGATACCCCGACCAGGATGAGGGAACCCTGTTCGACGCCGACCAGGCGCTGGCCCGCCCTCGAACGGGCAAGGGCGCGCAGGCGGGCCTGGGTGAGCAGGTGCTCCGCCTGCGCCAGTGGGCCGCCTCCACGGATACCGGTGACCGCGACGATCTGGTCCCCGGCGTGTCCGACCGGGCCTGGGCTCAGGCCTCGGTCTCGCGGGCCGAGTGCCTGGGCGGGGCGTGCCCGCTCAAGGCCGAGTGCTTCGCCGAGGCGGCGCGTGCCGCCGCCGGGCAGGCCGACGTGGTGGTCACCAATCACGCCATGCTGGGCATCGTGGCCGCGGGCAACCCGGGGGTTCTGCCCGAGCACGAGGTCCTCATCGTCGATGAGGCCCATGATCTGGCCGAGCGCGTGCGCTCCCAGGGCACGGTGGTGCTCTCAGCGGGATCGGTGGCGCGAACGGCTGCCACGGCCCGCAAGCACGCCGCGGTGCTGGTGGCCGATCTGGAGGCGGCGGGCCAGGAGCTCCAGCTGGTCCTGGCCGAGCTTGCCGACGGGCGCCTGGAGGATGGCCTGCCCCCGGCGCTGGGCCAGTCCCTGGCGGTGCTCGAGGCCGCGGCCCGCCAGGTGGCCGCCGATGTGCGAGAGCAGGGCAGGGCCAAGGGCTCGGGCCTGGACGCGGGCGGCCTGGCCCTGGCCCGCACCGCCATCGCGGATCTCGTCGATGCCCTGGAGCGCATGGTCTCGGACTCGGTGGCCCAGGGGCGGGATGTGGCCTGGATCGAGCGGCCCCGCATGGGGGCCGAGCCGCCGCGGCTTTTGTTGGCGCCCATCGAGGTGGCCGGCTCGGTGGCCACTGGTCTTCTGGCCGAGCGCACCGCGGTGCTGACCTCGGCGACCCTGGCCCTGGGCGGGGGCTTTGAGCCCATGGCGCGCGCCCTGGGACTGACGCTGTCGGAGCAGCGGTGGGAGGGCCTGGACGTGGGCTCGCCCTTCGACTATCCGCGCCAGGGGATCCTCTACGTGGCCGCGCACCTGCCGCGCCCCGGTGCGGGGATATCCGAGGCCGCCCTTGACGAGATGCTCGCCCTGGCGGAGGCCTCCGGGGGCGGGATGCTGGGCCTGTTCTCCTCGCGGCGGGCCGCCCAGGAGGCGGCCGAGGTCCTGCGCGGGGCGACCTCCCTGCCGGTCTACGCCCAGGGGGAGGACAGCCTGCCTGCCCTGGTGGAGGCCTTTGCGGCCGACGACGCCGCCTGCCTGGTGGGCACGCTCAGCCTGTGGCAGGGAGTGGATGTGCCGGGGCGGACCTGCCGCCTGGTGGTCATGGACCGCATCCCCTTCCCCCGCCCCGATGACCCGGTGGCCCAGGCGCGCACCGACGCGGTGGTGGCCGGCGGCGGCAACGGGTTCATGAGCGTCTCGGCGGCTCATGCCGCCCTGCTGCTGGCCCAGGGGGCGGGCCGGCTCATCCGCCGAGGCGATGACCGCGGCGTGGTCGCGGTCCTGGACTCCCGTCTGCGCACGGCCCGCTACGCCGGCTTCCTGACCCGCTCCATGCCCGCCCTGTGGCCGACGACGGACCCGGCCGTGGTCCGAGGTGCTCTGGCCCGCCTGGCGGGTGCCGGCTGA
- a CDS encoding MarR family winged helix-turn-helix transcriptional regulator, translating into MPSVVPGLRRGRREFQEDSCARLGRHIKVAEAAMMAAKAEALREFDLTVAQYAVLLALHYDSGRSSAQLARESGVTPQAMAAVLTKLEAKGFISRSPSSVHAKVLITSLTPAGEAVLVRADEAARAIEQRALDAFSSQELDLLVEMLQRATQAFSGSCDHQAGSASEPVSSAAGGLEEGTPG; encoded by the coding sequence ATGCCTTCAGTGGTCCCGGGGCTGCGGCGCGGCCGTCGTGAGTTCCAGGAGGACTCCTGCGCCCGCTTGGGTCGCCATATCAAGGTCGCTGAGGCGGCGATGATGGCGGCCAAGGCGGAGGCGTTGCGGGAATTCGATCTCACTGTGGCGCAGTACGCGGTTCTGCTGGCGCTCCATTACGACTCGGGCCGATCCTCCGCGCAGTTGGCCCGGGAGTCTGGCGTCACCCCGCAGGCCATGGCCGCCGTCCTGACCAAGCTGGAGGCCAAGGGCTTCATCTCGCGCTCCCCCTCCTCCGTGCACGCCAAGGTTCTCATCACCAGTCTGACCCCGGCTGGCGAGGCCGTGCTGGTCAGGGCGGATGAGGCCGCTCGGGCCATCGAGCAGCGGGCGCTGGACGCCTTCTCCTCCCAGGAGCTCGACCTCCTGGTGGAGATGCTCCAGCGCGCGACGCAGGCCTTCAGTGGATCCTGCGACCATCAGGCGGGCTCGGCGTCAGAGCCGGTGTCAAGCGCTGCCGGTGGTCTCGAGGAGGGGACGCCTGGCTGA
- a CDS encoding quinone oxidoreductase family protein: protein MKAMQIVSFDGAEGMRYQEAPLPEPSAGQVSIDAQYSGVGYIEALLAEGFLQRELPWTPGLEVAGTIREVGPGVTGLEPGQVVAALIMGGGGYGQVVVTGADLVAPLPDGLDPALASVVPANTTTALIALEHVAHMRAGEHVLVHAAAGGLGSQMGQVARLLGAERVVGVTRSPAKRQAVLDLGYDEAWLPEELDSAEGGQFDVVADPVSGPGRLRSLDLLRVGGRLLALGDAARGGDQLINSTSLWLRGAGVIGFNLGALTAADPALVGQYLRRAVGLVASGEVGIHISERAPIQEAPRVIAALRQGSTIGKTVLVHEPRS from the coding sequence ATGAAAGCGATGCAGATCGTCAGCTTCGACGGGGCCGAGGGGATGCGCTACCAGGAGGCTCCCCTGCCTGAGCCCTCAGCCGGCCAGGTCTCGATTGATGCGCAGTACTCCGGGGTGGGTTACATCGAGGCGCTTCTGGCCGAGGGCTTCCTGCAGCGGGAGCTTCCCTGGACCCCCGGGCTGGAGGTGGCCGGCACCATCCGCGAGGTGGGCCCGGGCGTCACCGGCCTCGAGCCCGGCCAGGTCGTGGCCGCTCTCATCATGGGAGGCGGCGGTTACGGGCAGGTGGTCGTCACCGGCGCTGATCTTGTGGCCCCGCTGCCCGACGGATTGGATCCAGCCCTGGCCTCAGTGGTTCCGGCCAACACGACAACGGCTCTCATCGCCCTGGAGCATGTGGCCCACATGCGCGCAGGGGAGCATGTCCTGGTCCATGCCGCTGCGGGTGGGCTGGGCTCCCAGATGGGGCAGGTCGCCCGCCTGCTGGGTGCTGAGCGGGTTGTGGGAGTCACCCGCTCGCCCGCCAAGCGCCAGGCGGTCCTGGACCTCGGTTACGACGAGGCCTGGCTGCCCGAGGAGCTCGACTCCGCTGAGGGCGGGCAGTTCGACGTCGTCGCCGACCCGGTCTCCGGCCCCGGCCGGCTCAGGAGCCTGGATCTGCTCCGTGTGGGAGGACGGCTCCTGGCCCTGGGGGATGCCGCCCGCGGTGGAGACCAGCTCATCAACTCCACGTCCCTGTGGCTGCGCGGCGCAGGTGTCATCGGCTTCAACCTGGGGGCGCTGACCGCTGCCGATCCCGCGCTCGTCGGCCAGTACCTCCGGCGAGCAGTGGGCCTCGTGGCCAGCGGCGAGGTGGGGATCCACATCAGCGAGCGGGCCCCCATCCAGGAAGCACCGCGCGTCATCGCCGCCCTGCGCCAAGGATCGACCATCGGCAAAACCGTGCTCGTCCACGAACCGCGGAGCTGA